ATACACAATCCTTCTGTCACCGTCAGATTGATGATATAGTATTCAAGAAATATATAGACCTACCGATTCTAACATTAGAGGCAGACCGTCCAGGCAAGGTGGATGCGAGGACAAAAATACGTATCGATGCATTTACAGAAATGCTAATACAGAAGAAGTATTCCACAGGAATCCCAGCAAAAGCTCAAAAGTTTAATACTGTGGAAACACAGGATAGAAATCCTAATAAAGTTTGTGGGATTGATTTAGGTAGTAGGAGTGTAAAGCTTGCGATATTATCTGAAGCTGGCATTGAAGATTTGCGTACCTTTAATACAATAGATTTCTATCGAGACTATGGTCGGAAAATCGGAGACGAATTTCAGGTTGATTTCGCAAAACTTAACTTAAGTGGTGTTAAACAGGTAACATCAACGGGCTATGGACGAAATACTGTTAAGTTATCTGGTGCTAAGCAAATACCAGAGCTTGAGGCACATCTGCTAGGAGCATTATATCAAGTAGACTGTGATGACTTTACCTTAGTCGACCTTGGTGGTCAGGATAGCAAGGTCATCCTAGTTCGTGAGCGGCAGATGGTAGATTTCATAACCAATGACAAATGTGCAGCTAGCTCGGGTAGGTTTTTAGAGAATATGACTACGGTGCTAGGAATTCCTTTAGAGGATTTAGCTAGTCACTTTGATAATCCTGTTGAATTAAATGCTACGTGCGCTGTCTTTGGTGAGTCAGAGCTTATTGGCAAAATTTCTGAAGGTACATCTAAGGAAGAACTTGCAGCAGGAATAAACGACACTATTGTTAAGCGGATTGAGCCATTATTGCTTAAATTAGCGAGTGATGTTGTTGTGTTCACAGGTGGAGTAGCTAAAAACACAGGGGTATTGCGCCTGTTAGAAAAACGCATAGCGGCAAAAATTGTAGTTCCTAAATTTCCAGAATTTAATGGTGCGATAGGTGCAGCATACAAACAGCTTCGGTGACGAGGCTGTTTTTTACGTCCAAAAAATAATTTGTCTCATTTCTTTCGAAAAACGAGCATAAAATCGCTATAGGCTCGTATACATGTTAGTAAGTACGGAAGTGGAGGAGGCAAATTTAATGAAAATAAAAAAGCTATG
The sequence above is a segment of the Desulfuribacillus alkaliarsenatis genome. Coding sequences within it:
- a CDS encoding acyl-CoA dehydratase activase, whose protein sequence is MLIQKKYSTGIPAKAQKFNTVETQDRNPNKVCGIDLGSRSVKLAILSEAGIEDLRTFNTIDFYRDYGRKIGDEFQVDFAKLNLSGVKQVTSTGYGRNTVKLSGAKQIPELEAHLLGALYQVDCDDFTLVDLGGQDSKVILVRERQMVDFITNDKCAASSGRFLENMTTVLGIPLEDLASHFDNPVELNATCAVFGESELIGKISEGTSKEELAAGINDTIVKRIEPLLLKLASDVVVFTGGVAKNTGVLRLLEKRIAAKIVVPKFPEFNGAIGAAYKQLR